Proteins encoded together in one Jatrophihabitans sp. window:
- the flgK gene encoding flagellar hook-associated protein FlgK gives MSSSFSGLTNALAALNVQRYGMEVTGQNISNANTPGYTRQRAELAAVGPATGVSALYATQHPHGSVTVSGTTRLNDPMIDARARAEHGDNGYLQTTANVLSSAEALFDEPSDHGLAEQLNDFWNSWASVANNPGDLAARNVVLQKAAGLASTLNQSSAALDRLTQSVSQQATAATAQINIAATALAQLNADIAVGTASGANINALADQRDGLLMTLADLAGAQTSIAPNGTAIVSIGGQSLVSGTTASTVSLSPGNQILVGGAPAGPAGGSLQGLVDGLTTALPGYAAQLDAVAAALAGTVNADQTSGYDLAGNPGGPLFAGATAATLSVAVTNPANLAASGTPGGNLDGSKALSMSQLGSSGVGADAAYRTLVGTLATDVQRSLQQATVQQAVTNSVDELAQSSSGVSFDEETTNLLTYQRAYQAASRVLTTVDEILDTLILHTGRVGL, from the coding sequence ATGAGCAGTTCGTTCTCAGGCCTGACCAATGCCCTGGCAGCGCTCAACGTGCAGCGCTACGGCATGGAGGTCACCGGCCAGAACATCTCCAACGCCAACACCCCCGGCTACACCCGCCAGCGCGCCGAGCTGGCAGCGGTCGGCCCGGCGACCGGTGTGTCGGCGCTGTATGCCACCCAACACCCGCATGGTTCGGTGACCGTGTCCGGCACCACCCGGCTCAACGACCCGATGATCGACGCCCGCGCCCGCGCCGAGCACGGCGACAACGGCTACCTCCAGACCACCGCCAACGTGCTGTCCTCGGCCGAGGCGCTCTTCGACGAGCCCAGCGACCACGGCCTGGCAGAGCAGCTCAACGACTTCTGGAACTCCTGGGCCTCGGTGGCCAACAACCCCGGCGACCTGGCGGCTCGCAACGTGGTGCTGCAGAAGGCGGCCGGCCTGGCCAGCACCCTCAACCAGAGCAGCGCGGCGCTGGACCGGCTGACCCAGTCGGTGTCGCAGCAGGCCACCGCGGCCACCGCGCAGATCAACATCGCCGCCACCGCGCTCGCCCAGCTCAACGCCGACATCGCGGTGGGCACCGCCAGCGGCGCCAACATCAACGCCCTGGCCGACCAGCGCGACGGCCTGCTGATGACCCTGGCCGACCTGGCCGGCGCCCAGACCAGCATCGCGCCCAACGGCACCGCCATCGTGAGCATCGGCGGCCAGAGCCTGGTATCGGGCACCACCGCCAGCACCGTCTCGCTGAGCCCCGGCAACCAGATCCTGGTCGGCGGGGCGCCGGCCGGCCCGGCCGGTGGCTCGTTGCAGGGGCTGGTCGACGGCCTTACCACCGCACTGCCCGGTTACGCCGCCCAACTCGACGCCGTCGCCGCCGCCCTGGCCGGCACCGTCAACGCCGACCAGACCAGTGGCTATGACCTCGCGGGCAACCCCGGTGGGCCGCTGTTCGCCGGCGCCACCGCCGCCACCCTGTCGGTGGCGGTCACCAACCCCGCCAACCTGGCGGCCTCGGGCACGCCCGGCGGCAACCTGGACGGCTCCAAGGCGCTGAGCATGTCGCAGCTGGGCAGCTCCGGCGTCGGCGCGGACGCCGCCTACCGCACTCTGGTGGGCACCCTGGCCACCGACGTCCAGCGCTCCCTGCAGCAGGCCACCGTCCAGCAGGCGGTCACCAACAGCGTCGACGAGCTTGCCCAGTCCTCTTCCGGTGTCAGCTTCGACGAGGAGACCACCAACTTGCTCACCTACCAGCGCGCCTACCAGGCCGCCTCCCGGGTGCTGACCACGGTCGACGAGATCCTGGACACCCTGATCCTGCACACCGGACGGGTGGGGCTGTGA
- the flgL gene encoding flagellar hook-associated protein FlgL yields the protein MLRVTVGSASQGALAGLQAGASRLASLQEQLSSGRQITKPSDSPTGTVTALQLRSQLKQLNQHQTNASDALGWLTTVDSTLHSVTKQLQQVRSLVLQGMNTGTGNATSNEALAQQVDQARASLLSLANSSYLGRPVFGGTTAGEVAFAPSGSYVGDTGTVTRTVGANNAIDLNTPGTAAFGANGSNLFDLLTDISANLRTNPSGLGANLQQLDVKQVTITNEQSLAGAKYQRIQSVQNTANTNRIQLKTQLSELQEIDLADMAIQVTSANAAYQAALATTAKVSQISLLDFLR from the coding sequence ATGCTTCGGGTCACCGTAGGCTCGGCCTCGCAGGGAGCCCTGGCCGGACTGCAGGCGGGCGCCTCCCGGCTGGCCAGCCTGCAGGAGCAGCTGTCCTCGGGCCGGCAGATCACCAAGCCGTCGGACTCCCCCACCGGCACGGTCACCGCGCTGCAACTGCGCTCGCAGCTCAAGCAGCTCAACCAGCACCAGACCAACGCCAGCGACGCCCTCGGCTGGCTGACCACGGTCGACAGCACCCTGCACAGCGTCACCAAGCAGCTGCAGCAGGTCCGCTCGCTGGTGCTGCAGGGCATGAACACCGGCACCGGCAACGCCACCTCGAACGAGGCGCTCGCCCAGCAGGTCGACCAGGCCCGGGCCTCGCTGCTGTCGCTGGCCAACTCCAGCTACCTCGGCCGTCCCGTCTTCGGCGGGACCACGGCCGGTGAGGTCGCCTTCGCCCCCTCCGGCAGCTATGTCGGCGACACCGGCACGGTCACCCGCACAGTCGGGGCCAACAACGCCATCGATCTGAACACCCCTGGAACGGCAGCCTTCGGCGCCAACGGCAGCAACCTCTTCGACCTGCTCACCGACATCTCGGCGAACCTGCGCACCAACCCGTCCGGGCTGGGCGCGAACCTGCAGCAACTGGACGTCAAGCAGGTCACCATCACCAACGAGCAGTCCCTGGCCGGCGCAAAGTATCAGAGGATCCAGAGCGTGCAGAACACGGCGAACACCAATCGCATCCAGCTGAAGACACAGCTGTCGGAACTGCAGGAGATTGACCTGGCCGACATGGCCATCCAGGTGACTTCGGCCAACGCCGCCTACCAAGCCGCGCTCGCCACCACAGCGAAGGTCAGCCAGATCTCGCTACTGGACTTCTTGAGGTGA
- a CDS encoding flagellar protein FlgN → MGFSEVSTLLWRERDALQLLLFKLVEEQLIVSAGQTRWLAQANDEIEAALDQLRGTEVLRAAEVDAIADELGLIAPPTLAELEALAPEPWATLFGEHRHALLQLVAEVEGTTGHNRVLLAAGARAVRQTLLSVTQTVQTYDSHGTAAATPNGPMLMDEQA, encoded by the coding sequence ATGGGGTTCTCCGAGGTATCGACGTTGCTGTGGCGCGAGCGGGATGCGCTGCAACTACTGCTCTTCAAGCTCGTCGAGGAGCAACTGATAGTCAGTGCGGGGCAGACCCGCTGGCTGGCTCAGGCCAACGACGAGATCGAAGCCGCTCTCGACCAGCTGCGTGGCACCGAGGTGCTGCGGGCCGCGGAGGTGGACGCGATCGCCGACGAACTGGGACTGATCGCCCCGCCCACGCTCGCGGAGCTGGAGGCGCTCGCGCCCGAGCCCTGGGCGACGCTGTTCGGAGAGCACCGGCACGCGCTGCTGCAGCTGGTCGCGGAGGTAGAAGGCACCACCGGTCACAACCGGGTGCTGCTGGCCGCCGGGGCCCGCGCGGTTCGCCAGACCCTGCTCTCGGTCACCCAGACCGTGCAGACCTATGACTCACACGGCACGGCGGCGGCCACGCCCAACGGCCCGATGCTGATGGACGAGCAGGCATGA
- a CDS encoding flagellar assembly protein FliW, with protein MSELTRSRTATLPDRITFATPIPGFEDEREFTVSALDAHGVLYALRSAKTPGLRFVVAAPGRFFPDYAPLLDASDVSALGVRDDDEVLLLVIVTVTNGINDATANLLAPIVIAADRGTALQLVLADADLPLRAPLLGQAG; from the coding sequence GTGAGCGAGTTGACCCGTTCCCGGACCGCCACCTTGCCGGACCGGATCACCTTCGCGACGCCGATCCCCGGCTTCGAGGACGAGCGCGAGTTCACCGTCTCGGCCCTGGACGCCCATGGCGTGCTCTACGCGCTGCGGTCGGCCAAGACGCCCGGCCTGCGGTTCGTGGTCGCCGCGCCCGGCCGGTTCTTCCCCGACTACGCGCCGTTGCTGGACGCCTCCGATGTCAGCGCCCTGGGAGTGCGCGACGACGACGAGGTGCTGCTGCTGGTGATCGTCACGGTGACCAACGGCATCAACGACGCCACCGCCAACCTGCTGGCGCCGATCGTGATCGCCGCCGACCGCGGCACCGCCCTGCAACTGGTGCTCGCCGACGCCGATCTGCCCCTGCGCGCACCGTTGTTAGGACAGGCAGGCTAG